A genomic stretch from Telmatocola sphagniphila includes:
- a CDS encoding P-II family nitrogen regulator — MKLVVAIIRPEKLEEVQKALNQVDVYLMTVSDVRGCGRQRGFTEVYRGTEIQIRLLPKIKLEIAVNEAFVEATVEAIVHAARTEETGQIGDGKIFVLPLDDAIRIRTGERGPTAIGP, encoded by the coding sequence GTGAAACTGGTCGTAGCGATCATCCGGCCCGAAAAGCTGGAGGAAGTTCAAAAGGCTCTCAATCAAGTCGACGTGTATTTAATGACTGTGTCCGACGTGCGGGGCTGCGGTCGCCAGCGCGGCTTCACGGAAGTTTATCGCGGCACGGAAATTCAGATCCGGCTGCTGCCGAAGATCAAGCTGGAAATCGCCGTGAACGAGGCTTTCGTGGAAGCCACGGTGGAAGCCATCGTGCACGCGGCTCGCACCGAAGAGACGGGGCAGATCGGAGATGGCAAAATCTTCGTTCTGCCGCTCGATGATGCTATTCGAATTCGGACGGGCGAACGGGGCCCAACGGCGATCGGACCCTGA
- the glnA gene encoding type I glutamate--ammonia ligase → MTPKEILALIREKEVKAVDFRFMDFPGLWQHFTIPAEILEEATFEEGIGFDGSSLRGWQSINEADMLVVPVPNTAFIDPFCRETTLTLICNIQDPLTKEDYSRDPRNVARKAYNYMRAGGICDKAYFGPEVQFFVFDDIRFDQNTHSGYYQIDSVEGAWNTGRDERPNLGHKLRYKEGYSPCPPSDAMHDLRSEMMLMMMQCGLTVEAHRHEAATAGQGEVGIRYDELVKTADNVLKYKYVVKNVARRNQKTATFMPKPLYQEYGSGMNVHLSLWKNGTNLFAGSRYAGLSEMAEYAIGGLLKHAPALCAFTNPTTNSYKRLVPGFEAPISLAYSQRNRSAAIRIPVYSPVPKNRRIEYRLPDAAGNPYLVFAAMLMAVLDGIKNKIAPGEPLDKDIYDLGAEELSKVPPTPGSLEESLSALKADHEFLLQGGVFTEDVIETWIKYKHQVEVEAIRTRPHPYEFALYYDM, encoded by the coding sequence GTGACACCCAAAGAAATCCTCGCTTTGATCCGGGAAAAAGAGGTCAAAGCAGTCGATTTTCGCTTCATGGATTTTCCAGGTTTATGGCAGCATTTCACCATCCCCGCGGAGATTCTCGAAGAGGCGACGTTCGAAGAGGGGATCGGCTTCGACGGTTCGAGCTTGCGCGGCTGGCAATCGATCAACGAAGCCGACATGCTGGTGGTACCGGTTCCGAACACGGCCTTTATCGATCCTTTCTGTCGAGAAACGACACTCACCCTGATCTGCAATATACAGGATCCTCTTACAAAAGAGGACTACTCGCGCGATCCCCGCAATGTCGCCCGCAAAGCTTATAACTACATGCGGGCCGGGGGCATTTGCGATAAGGCGTATTTCGGACCCGAAGTCCAGTTCTTTGTTTTCGACGATATTCGCTTCGATCAGAATACGCACTCCGGTTACTACCAGATTGACAGTGTGGAAGGCGCCTGGAACACCGGGCGAGACGAGCGTCCTAATCTCGGACATAAACTGCGCTACAAGGAAGGATATTCGCCCTGTCCCCCTTCGGACGCCATGCACGATCTCCGCTCGGAGATGATGCTCATGATGATGCAGTGCGGGCTGACCGTCGAAGCCCATCGCCACGAAGCGGCTACGGCTGGTCAGGGCGAAGTGGGTATTCGTTACGATGAGCTGGTGAAGACCGCCGATAATGTCTTGAAGTATAAATATGTTGTGAAAAATGTGGCCCGCCGCAATCAGAAGACGGCCACCTTCATGCCCAAGCCGCTCTACCAGGAATATGGCAGCGGCATGAATGTGCATCTTTCGCTCTGGAAAAACGGCACGAATCTTTTTGCGGGTTCCCGCTATGCCGGCCTTTCGGAGATGGCGGAGTATGCAATCGGCGGCTTGTTAAAGCACGCTCCGGCACTTTGTGCTTTCACGAATCCGACGACCAACAGTTACAAACGACTGGTCCCCGGTTTCGAGGCTCCCATCAGTCTGGCATACTCCCAACGGAATCGCTCCGCCGCGATCCGAATTCCGGTCTACTCACCGGTGCCCAAGAACCGGCGGATCGAGTATCGACTCCCGGATGCCGCCGGGAATCCCTACCTGGTTTTTGCAGCAATGTTGATGGCCGTGCTGGATGGGATCAAGAATAAGATTGCACCCGGGGAACCCCTGGATAAGGATATTTACGATCTCGGGGCCGAGGAACTTTCCAAGGTGCCACCGACGCCCGGGTCGCTCGAGGAATCGCTGTCCGCACTCAAGGCCGATCATGAATTTCTACTGCAGGGCGGCGTCTTCACGGAAGATGTCATCGAAACCTGGATCAAGTACAAGCACCAGGTAGAGGTCGAAGCCATTCGCACGCGACCCCACCCTTACGAATTTGCTTTGTACTACGATATGTGA
- a CDS encoding outer membrane beta-barrel protein, translating to MFTEVLVGLSLAIGQSNYTAAPPNLESDNPLSTVIVLKAPKPSSGQTVPGTPAANGNTPAADSMAKPEETKAEDKKADEPVEGSYFLRVLKTYKAEFCKKDEPAEDTPPPARRGLPAPYPAYSWPVLEYQGPIIGLPQEPVLGPFQKALDGTPFGNFLKDNRIALYGWATVSGNFSTNKQSNSPTSYFVVPNRAELDQLVFRAERLLDTVQTDHFDWGFRLTSLYGIDYRYTTSEGNFSDQLLKNNRLYGYDPLEYYGDFYIPWIAEGVTIRAGRYISPPDIEAQLAPDNYLASHSILFTYDDYTHTGVLTTVRLTEQWQVQAGIYAGGDMAPWSHDAIPTGMLGVKWTSTDNKDSVYLVDNAINDAKYRESSSGGHDNYNYVVGTWSHTFSDKFHTATEAYFMWETDARLGGTPSNGPPQAFGGGGGPGPVIPGTSKAYGVLNYTVYALGDKDYLTFRNEWWDDAEGMRSGYATNYSSHTIGISHNFNAYLQFRPEVGYYRSYDAPAFDNGTRRNMLMFAFDTTLRF from the coding sequence GTGTTCACGGAAGTTCTCGTCGGATTGTCTCTCGCGATAGGGCAGAGCAATTACACCGCCGCTCCCCCGAATTTGGAATCGGATAATCCCTTGAGCACGGTCATTGTCCTCAAGGCGCCTAAACCCTCGAGCGGCCAGACCGTGCCAGGCACGCCGGCTGCCAACGGCAATACTCCCGCCGCGGATTCGATGGCCAAGCCTGAAGAAACGAAAGCGGAGGACAAAAAAGCCGACGAACCCGTTGAGGGCTCTTATTTCCTCCGAGTACTCAAAACCTATAAAGCGGAGTTCTGCAAGAAGGACGAACCGGCGGAAGATACTCCTCCGCCAGCACGCCGTGGGTTGCCCGCTCCTTACCCCGCTTATTCCTGGCCGGTTCTGGAATACCAGGGTCCCATCATTGGTTTACCGCAGGAACCTGTGCTCGGCCCTTTTCAAAAAGCGCTTGATGGAACTCCGTTTGGAAATTTCCTGAAAGACAATCGAATCGCTTTGTATGGTTGGGCAACCGTTTCCGGCAACTTCAGCACTAATAAGCAATCGAACTCGCCTACTTCGTATTTTGTCGTTCCGAATCGGGCTGAACTCGATCAACTGGTTTTTCGTGCGGAACGGCTACTCGATACCGTGCAAACCGACCATTTCGACTGGGGCTTCCGACTGACCAGTCTCTATGGGATCGATTACCGCTACACCACTTCCGAAGGCAACTTCAGCGATCAATTACTGAAGAATAATCGCCTTTATGGCTACGACCCGCTGGAATACTATGGCGACTTCTACATTCCGTGGATAGCCGAAGGGGTCACGATCCGAGCCGGTCGCTACATTTCGCCTCCCGATATCGAAGCCCAACTGGCTCCGGATAATTACCTGGCATCGCACTCCATTCTTTTCACTTATGACGATTACACCCATACGGGGGTCCTGACGACCGTTCGTCTGACCGAGCAGTGGCAAGTCCAGGCTGGTATTTATGCCGGTGGGGATATGGCTCCCTGGTCGCACGACGCAATTCCCACGGGGATGCTGGGCGTCAAATGGACATCCACCGATAATAAGGACTCGGTATATCTGGTGGATAATGCCATTAATGATGCCAAGTATCGGGAATCTTCGAGCGGCGGCCACGACAACTACAACTATGTTGTGGGTACCTGGTCACATACTTTCAGTGACAAATTCCACACGGCCACGGAAGCCTACTTCATGTGGGAGACCGATGCGCGATTGGGAGGCACGCCGAGTAATGGCCCCCCTCAGGCCTTCGGAGGTGGTGGTGGACCTGGGCCCGTTATCCCGGGAACTTCCAAAGCTTACGGAGTACTGAATTACACGGTCTATGCCTTGGGCGACAAAGACTATCTGACCTTCCGAAATGAATGGTGGGATGACGCGGAAGGTATGCGATCGGGATATGCGACGAATTATTCTTCCCACACCATCGGGATCAGCCACAATTTCAACGCGTATTTACAGTTCCGACCGGAAGTGGGCTACTACCGCTCCTACGATGCACCGGCATTCGATAATGGCACGCGCCGGAATATGCTGATGTTCGCCTTCGACACGACGCTGCGTTTCTAA
- the ispG gene encoding flavodoxin-dependent (E)-4-hydroxy-3-methylbut-2-enyl-diphosphate synthase, with protein MKRNLSLIKEVPKTPGKPRHKTREVQIGEKCIGGGNPILVQSMTTTDTFDVEATVKQIHALEEAGCEMVRVTVPKPEDAGALGRIREQIGIPLICDIHFDYKMALQALDHPVDKIRINPGNIGGYDRFRQVVRRAKERGIPMRIGVNAGSLERELVEKYEFPCPPAMVESAIRYIEMAEEEGYHQMVVSLKSSDVLTVVEAYRLYAQLCDYPTHIGVTEAGKPPYAVTKSAAGLSPILLDGIGDTIRISLLGDPVPEIGAAFDILQATQRRVRKPELIACPTCGRLAIDLEKIIAELEKRLEGKRTPVKISVLGCVVNGPGEAREADIGIAAGNGKGVIFRNGEIVRHVLEAEMVDALLEEIQLWETNNKDKMPAEVPKTVGGRRKLPLVV; from the coding sequence ATGAAGCGGAATTTGTCCTTGATCAAGGAAGTACCCAAAACCCCAGGAAAACCGCGTCATAAAACTCGGGAAGTGCAAATTGGTGAAAAATGCATCGGCGGGGGTAATCCTATCCTTGTTCAGTCGATGACCACCACCGATACCTTCGACGTTGAGGCGACTGTAAAACAGATTCATGCTTTGGAAGAAGCGGGCTGCGAAATGGTTCGGGTGACCGTGCCCAAACCCGAGGATGCCGGGGCTTTAGGCCGGATTCGCGAGCAAATCGGCATTCCGCTGATCTGCGATATCCATTTCGATTACAAGATGGCCTTGCAGGCTCTGGATCACCCAGTTGATAAAATCCGCATTAACCCGGGCAACATCGGGGGCTATGATCGTTTTCGACAAGTCGTTCGCCGGGCCAAGGAACGCGGTATCCCGATGCGAATCGGCGTGAACGCGGGAAGTCTGGAGCGGGAACTGGTCGAGAAATACGAATTTCCTTGCCCTCCGGCGATGGTCGAAAGTGCCATACGTTACATCGAGATGGCCGAAGAGGAAGGCTATCACCAGATGGTGGTATCCCTAAAATCGAGCGACGTCCTGACCGTGGTGGAAGCCTACCGACTTTATGCTCAGCTCTGCGATTATCCCACTCATATTGGCGTCACCGAAGCGGGCAAACCTCCCTATGCCGTCACCAAATCCGCCGCCGGGCTGTCTCCGATTCTGCTCGATGGCATCGGAGATACGATTCGAATCAGTCTCCTCGGGGATCCGGTACCGGAGATTGGCGCTGCATTCGATATTCTTCAAGCCACGCAGCGGAGGGTACGTAAGCCGGAGTTAATCGCCTGTCCCACTTGCGGCCGCCTGGCGATTGATTTGGAAAAAATCATTGCTGAGCTCGAAAAGAGACTCGAAGGGAAGCGAACGCCGGTCAAAATCAGCGTGCTGGGCTGCGTGGTCAACGGGCCGGGCGAAGCTCGGGAGGCCGATATTGGAATCGCGGCCGGGAACGGCAAAGGCGTGATCTTCCGCAATGGCGAGATCGTTCGCCACGTTCTCGAAGCCGAGATGGTGGATGCGTTGCTCGAAGAGATCCAGTTATGGGAAACGAACAACAAAGATAAAATGCCGGCCGAGGTTCCGAAAACCGTCGGCGGACGACGCAAGCTTCCCCTCGTGGTTTGA
- a CDS encoding outer membrane beta-barrel protein → MKLLSGTAIGSTLEQSKISISGWTEGAYTASSARGGSLPIGFNYKPNQFLLQQNWLRVERSIDTESSEPSWGFRFDTILPGSDYRFTLARGLMTSQLTDNRGDPNLYGIDPIQFYGEFYLPGIAKGLDIKVGRFFAQFGVESIDATQNPLFSGSYNFFYNPFTHTGVLTTLNLDDTWSVQNGLVTGSDIFIDSGSNPTYIGSVKWAPPKGNDSVLFAVVIGSHRYDASHNLNNPDVFDLVYTHTFNDDLSYTLDACYSFQTNLPDSGFVNNFGVAQYLTYQICPQLSVTGRLEFFDDCQGQKTGFKGLYTALTTGVTYKPESWLWIRPEVRYDYNDESRPFANKSSLFTASCDVIFRW, encoded by the coding sequence ATGAAGCTCCTTTCAGGCACGGCCATTGGTTCGACTCTGGAACAAAGCAAAATCAGCATCTCGGGTTGGACAGAAGGGGCTTATACAGCGAGCTCAGCTCGCGGGGGGTCGCTGCCCATCGGCTTCAATTATAAGCCGAACCAGTTTCTGCTACAGCAGAACTGGTTGCGAGTTGAGCGAAGTATCGATACGGAGTCGAGCGAACCGAGCTGGGGTTTCCGATTCGATACGATTCTACCGGGTAGCGACTATCGTTTTACGCTGGCCCGCGGATTGATGACCTCTCAGCTCACGGACAATCGTGGTGACCCCAATCTCTACGGTATCGATCCGATTCAGTTTTACGGCGAATTTTATCTGCCCGGAATTGCCAAAGGCCTCGACATCAAGGTCGGTAGGTTCTTCGCTCAATTTGGCGTGGAAAGTATTGACGCGACTCAGAATCCGCTATTTTCGGGTAGCTATAACTTTTTCTACAACCCGTTCACACACACCGGTGTCCTGACCACATTGAATCTGGATGATACCTGGAGCGTGCAGAACGGTCTGGTCACCGGGAGCGATATTTTCATCGATTCCGGCTCTAATCCGACCTACATCGGGAGCGTGAAGTGGGCTCCGCCGAAGGGGAACGATAGCGTGCTGTTCGCTGTCGTGATTGGAAGTCATCGCTACGATGCTTCGCACAATTTGAACAACCCGGATGTATTCGACCTGGTCTACACGCATACATTTAACGACGATCTTTCTTACACCCTCGATGCCTGTTACAGCTTTCAGACGAACCTCCCTGACAGTGGTTTCGTCAACAACTTCGGTGTAGCGCAGTATTTGACTTATCAAATCTGTCCGCAACTGAGTGTGACTGGCCGATTGGAATTCTTCGACGATTGTCAGGGGCAAAAGACCGGATTCAAAGGGCTATACACCGCGTTGACGACGGGGGTAACCTATAAGCCGGAATCCTGGCTTTGGATCCGACCTGAAGTACGCTACGACTACAACGACGAATCGCGGCCGTTCGCCAACAAATCTTCTCTTTTTACGGCTTCGTGCGATGTGATTTTCCGGTGGTGA
- a CDS encoding glutamine synthetase III family protein — protein MAKLNGRQNIIHNIATSRHKLDNVNFKESHFKEIFGSNVFNESVQRERLSKPVFKALQRTIKLGTTLDAAIADAVASAMKDWALEKGATHFTHLFQPMTGLTAEKHDSFLSPSGDGNAIAEFSGKELCQGEPDASSFPSGGLRATFEARGYTAWDPTSPAYIQENPNGSTLVIPTAFISWTGEALDKKTPLLRSMEALSTQAKRILKLFGKDCSKVFTTVGPEQEYFLIDSQFFFARPDLLNAGRTLFGANPPKGQELEDQYFGAIPERVLACMADAETQLFKLGVPVKTRHNEVAPSQYEIAPIFEDSNLATDHNQLVMEVIRRTAPKYGLAALFHEKPFAGINGSGKHNNWSMSSDDGENLLNPGSTPHENAQFLVFCVAVIRAVAKYPELLRVTVSGANNDHRLGANEAPPAIISIFLGDQLQDIMDQLEKGAAKSTKQGGFMEIGVSVLPKLPKDAGDRNRTSPFAFTGNKFEFRAVGSSQSIAGPNTVLNTIVSESLDFIATELEKVTAGGKNLNLAVQELLPKILKDSKKVLFNGDGYSEEWHKEAEKRGLPNLKNTVDALAKIVSKESLELFAKYKVYNEAELRSRFTILCENYVKVVTVEAKLTSFMAKTMIIPACLRYQTEVAGAVATSKAAGVEATTSMELLKTLNSQIITLSTAVAKLDAVLAHHASGEPYDHSKYSRDAAVPAMNEVRAAADKLEAIVADDLWPIPTYREMLFIK, from the coding sequence ATGGCGAAGTTGAACGGTCGGCAAAACATCATTCACAACATTGCAACCTCTCGGCACAAACTGGATAACGTGAATTTCAAAGAGAGCCATTTCAAAGAAATCTTCGGCTCGAATGTCTTCAACGAATCGGTCCAGCGAGAAAGACTGTCCAAGCCGGTCTTCAAAGCTCTCCAGCGAACCATCAAGCTGGGCACCACGCTCGATGCCGCCATTGCCGACGCCGTGGCTTCCGCGATGAAGGATTGGGCCCTGGAGAAAGGGGCCACCCACTTTACGCACCTGTTCCAGCCGATGACCGGCTTGACCGCTGAAAAGCACGATAGCTTTCTGTCTCCGTCGGGCGACGGTAATGCGATCGCGGAATTCAGCGGCAAGGAACTTTGCCAGGGCGAACCCGATGCCAGCTCGTTCCCCTCAGGTGGTTTGCGAGCGACCTTCGAGGCTCGCGGTTACACCGCCTGGGATCCGACCAGCCCAGCCTACATCCAGGAGAACCCCAACGGTTCCACGCTGGTAATTCCTACCGCTTTCATTTCGTGGACGGGCGAAGCTCTCGACAAGAAGACGCCTCTGTTGCGTTCGATGGAAGCACTGTCCACCCAGGCCAAGCGAATTCTGAAACTGTTCGGGAAAGATTGCAGCAAGGTCTTCACCACCGTGGGCCCCGAACAGGAATACTTCCTGATCGACAGCCAGTTCTTCTTCGCTCGTCCCGACCTTTTGAATGCCGGCCGTACGCTTTTCGGAGCGAATCCTCCCAAGGGGCAGGAACTCGAAGACCAGTACTTCGGGGCCATTCCGGAACGCGTTCTGGCCTGCATGGCCGATGCCGAAACTCAACTGTTCAAGCTGGGAGTTCCGGTGAAGACCCGCCATAATGAAGTGGCCCCCAGCCAGTACGAAATTGCGCCGATTTTCGAAGATTCGAACCTGGCTACCGACCACAATCAACTCGTGATGGAAGTGATTCGTCGCACGGCTCCGAAGTATGGACTGGCCGCTCTGTTCCACGAAAAGCCTTTTGCCGGCATCAATGGTTCGGGCAAGCACAATAACTGGTCCATGTCGTCCGACGATGGCGAAAACCTTCTGAATCCCGGTTCGACGCCGCACGAAAATGCACAGTTCCTGGTCTTCTGCGTGGCTGTGATTCGGGCTGTCGCCAAGTATCCCGAACTTCTGCGAGTGACCGTCAGCGGTGCCAACAACGATCATCGTCTGGGCGCCAACGAAGCTCCGCCGGCAATTATCTCGATCTTCCTGGGCGACCAACTCCAGGACATCATGGATCAGCTCGAAAAGGGCGCGGCCAAATCGACCAAGCAGGGCGGCTTTATGGAAATCGGCGTTTCGGTTCTTCCGAAACTTCCCAAAGACGCCGGCGACCGCAATCGAACCAGTCCTTTCGCTTTCACCGGCAACAAGTTCGAGTTCCGTGCCGTGGGCAGTTCCCAGTCGATTGCGGGACCGAATACCGTTCTGAACACCATCGTTTCGGAATCGCTGGATTTCATTGCTACAGAACTGGAAAAAGTTACCGCGGGCGGAAAGAATCTGAACTTGGCCGTGCAGGAGTTGCTGCCGAAAATCCTCAAGGATAGCAAGAAAGTGCTGTTCAACGGCGACGGCTACTCCGAAGAATGGCACAAAGAAGCTGAAAAGCGCGGACTGCCGAATCTGAAGAATACCGTAGACGCCCTGGCCAAGATCGTAAGCAAGGAAAGTCTGGAACTTTTCGCGAAGTACAAAGTGTATAACGAAGCCGAGCTTCGAAGCCGCTTTACCATTCTCTGCGAAAACTATGTCAAAGTCGTCACCGTGGAAGCGAAACTGACCAGTTTCATGGCCAAGACAATGATTATTCCCGCCTGCCTGCGTTACCAGACCGAAGTTGCCGGTGCTGTGGCAACCAGCAAAGCCGCAGGTGTCGAGGCAACCACCTCCATGGAACTGTTGAAGACTTTAAATTCGCAGATTATTACTCTCTCCACGGCTGTGGCAAAGCTGGATGCGGTTCTCGCTCATCACGCCAGTGGTGAACCGTACGATCACTCCAAGTACTCGCGCGATGCCGCCGTCCCCGCCATGAACGAGGTTCGAGCGGCGGCCGATAAGCTGGAAGCGATTGTCGCGGATGATCTCTGGCCGATCCCGACCTATCGCGAAATGCTCTTCATTAAATAA
- a CDS encoding ammonium transporter → MRHQRCLLFIATLSLLLVTQTSPAREIKPTAFTPPQFSVIRFDLNKPSTNLPVAVANSEFIYYQPPADAAKANPDEVKKLALDAGKDAKDAKDEAIKGQDRADSSWMLISSALVMLMVPGLALFYGGMVRKKNILATMMQSYAALAIVGLYWVMCGYGLAFGPSINFFKVSFWGVSEGGLVGWHPDLFFLRGIAPDQKLPGNGITVYLHCMFQGMFAIITPALISGALAERIRFWPFCIYMILWVTVVYCPLAHMVWANDFFYDDPLDEAKGLGGSPIGFLGKLGALDFAGGTVVHIAAGTAGLACALVLRRRLGYPKTVVHPNSMVLTLLGAGLLWFGWFGFNGGSALNSSPLAGSAFAATQAAAAAAGLSWIFVEWLFKGKPTALGMASGIVAGLVAVTPASGFVFIWGGVAIGVLAGVLCYFAVSLKGLFGYDDSLDAFGVHAVGGFLGAILTGFFCYAQIQPASADGYFAVPSVLAAGPVLDEKIKKVEADLPAIKKAAEAADAELTKAGDKADDKLKESTAVAKGKLSRLEAKLEGLKKDKETNTKAVESYKKDNIGPMTQVMKQVKAACLSAGFAFVASLLLAILVQILTLGNFTTSAKEETEGLDHTEHGEVGFDFGLGIESSTSGMGEPKAAKMPPGGKRFSIEIEGTENGSLMKAWSELCVPQTGAVDADFKAVYPHVTTVQGTKFYFRGGDSKKIASHLSALFKKKLGKPVTVKINET, encoded by the coding sequence GTGAGGCATCAGCGATGTCTGCTCTTCATTGCAACTTTGTCTCTCTTGCTGGTTACTCAAACCAGTCCAGCCCGTGAAATAAAACCTACCGCATTCACACCACCGCAATTCTCCGTTATTCGCTTCGATCTCAATAAACCAAGCACTAATTTGCCGGTAGCCGTGGCCAACAGCGAGTTCATCTATTATCAACCCCCTGCCGATGCGGCCAAAGCCAATCCCGACGAAGTCAAAAAACTCGCGCTGGATGCTGGCAAAGATGCAAAAGATGCCAAAGACGAAGCGATAAAAGGGCAGGATCGAGCCGACTCGTCCTGGATGCTGATCTCCAGTGCGCTCGTGATGTTGATGGTACCCGGGCTGGCCCTGTTCTACGGCGGGATGGTTCGCAAGAAAAACATTCTGGCCACGATGATGCAAAGCTATGCCGCACTGGCAATCGTCGGCCTCTACTGGGTGATGTGCGGTTACGGTCTCGCTTTCGGGCCGTCCATCAATTTCTTCAAAGTCAGTTTCTGGGGAGTCTCGGAAGGCGGACTGGTAGGCTGGCACCCGGACCTATTTTTTCTGCGCGGGATCGCCCCGGATCAAAAACTTCCCGGGAATGGCATCACCGTTTATCTGCACTGCATGTTTCAAGGTATGTTTGCAATCATCACCCCGGCTCTGATTTCAGGAGCGCTGGCAGAACGTATTCGATTTTGGCCTTTCTGCATCTACATGATTCTCTGGGTCACCGTGGTTTACTGTCCGCTGGCACACATGGTCTGGGCGAACGATTTCTTTTATGACGATCCCCTGGATGAAGCGAAGGGTTTGGGTGGTTCCCCCATAGGTTTCCTTGGAAAACTGGGAGCCCTCGACTTCGCGGGAGGTACGGTCGTTCACATCGCTGCCGGAACCGCCGGTCTGGCCTGTGCCTTGGTCCTCCGCCGTCGCCTGGGATATCCGAAAACCGTAGTTCATCCCAACAGTATGGTGCTGACCCTACTGGGTGCGGGATTGCTCTGGTTCGGCTGGTTCGGTTTCAACGGGGGTTCGGCCCTGAACAGTTCGCCCTTGGCGGGTTCGGCTTTCGCCGCGACGCAAGCCGCCGCCGCCGCTGCCGGCCTGAGCTGGATATTCGTGGAATGGCTATTCAAAGGGAAGCCGACTGCTCTGGGAATGGCTTCTGGGATCGTTGCCGGTCTTGTAGCCGTTACCCCGGCCTCGGGATTTGTTTTCATCTGGGGGGGCGTGGCCATCGGCGTTCTGGCTGGGGTTCTCTGCTACTTCGCCGTTTCTCTCAAGGGGCTTTTTGGCTACGACGACTCCCTGGATGCCTTTGGTGTGCATGCCGTGGGGGGCTTCCTGGGTGCTATCCTGACGGGCTTTTTCTGCTACGCTCAAATTCAACCGGCCAGTGCGGATGGCTATTTTGCCGTTCCGTCGGTTTTAGCGGCCGGTCCAGTGCTGGATGAAAAAATCAAAAAGGTGGAGGCCGATTTGCCCGCGATTAAGAAAGCGGCGGAGGCAGCGGATGCCGAATTGACGAAGGCCGGTGATAAAGCGGATGACAAATTGAAGGAATCCACAGCGGTGGCTAAGGGCAAGCTCTCCCGCTTGGAGGCGAAGCTCGAAGGCCTGAAGAAAGACAAAGAAACCAATACGAAGGCCGTGGAATCCTACAAGAAGGACAATATCGGCCCGATGACCCAGGTGATGAAGCAGGTCAAAGCGGCCTGTCTTTCGGCCGGTTTTGCCTTCGTAGCCAGTTTACTTCTGGCGATTCTCGTTCAGATCCTGACTTTGGGGAACTTCACTACATCCGCTAAGGAAGAGACCGAAGGTCTCGACCATACCGAGCATGGCGAAGTCGGCTTCGACTTCGGTTTAGGTATCGAATCCTCAACGAGCGGTATGGGGGAACCGAAGGCTGCCAAGATGCCTCCGGGTGGCAAGCGCTTCAGCATAGAAATTGAAGGCACGGAAAACGGCAGCCTGATGAAAGCCTGGTCCGAGCTGTGCGTGCCGCAGACCGGGGCAGTGGATGCCGATTTTAAAGCGGTTTATCCGCACGTAACGACCGTGCAGGGGACTAAGTTCTACTTCCGGGGTGGAGATTCCAAGAAGATTGCCTCGCACCTGTCCGCGCTGTTCAAAAAGAAGTTGGGTAAACCGGTGACTGTCAAAATCAACGAGACCTGA
- a CDS encoding response regulator transcription factor, translating to MRLLLIEDHKHLVKALRQGLEEEGFAVDVAYDGEDGNFKARATNYDVIILDLMLPKIDGLALIKEWRKAGIQTHVLMLTARDTLQDKITGLDHGADDYLTKPFELEELLARLRALIRRGHHIKDPVLRICDMTIDTSARVVKRAGQMIHLTPREYSLLEFLAYNRGKVVTRTMIWEHIYDEYDENTSNVVDVYIRYLRNKIDKGFDPPLILTRWGEGYMLRSEEMTAPASATPAETTSPSVELK from the coding sequence GTGCGATTGCTCCTGATCGAAGATCACAAGCATCTCGTTAAAGCCCTTCGCCAAGGACTGGAAGAAGAAGGATTTGCTGTCGATGTCGCTTACGATGGGGAAGATGGCAACTTCAAGGCGCGGGCCACGAATTACGACGTCATCATTCTCGATCTAATGCTTCCCAAAATCGATGGGCTCGCCTTAATTAAAGAATGGCGTAAGGCAGGTATCCAGACTCACGTCCTGATGCTGACGGCCCGCGATACCCTGCAGGACAAAATCACCGGCTTGGATCACGGGGCAGACGATTACCTCACCAAGCCTTTCGAACTCGAAGAATTACTGGCTCGCTTGCGGGCTCTGATTCGTCGTGGCCATCACATTAAAGATCCGGTTCTCCGCATCTGTGATATGACCATCGACACATCCGCCCGCGTGGTAAAACGCGCCGGACAGATGATACATTTGACACCACGCGAATATTCACTTCTCGAATTCCTGGCGTACAATCGGGGTAAAGTTGTTACCCGAACCATGATCTGGGAACATATTTACGACGAGTACGATGAGAATACCTCCAACGTCGTCGACGTTTATATTCGGTATTTGCGGAACAAGATCGACAAGGGCTTCGATCCACCTTTGATCCTGACTCGCTGGGGCGAAGGCTATATGCTCCGCTCGGAAGAGATGACGGCCCCTGCCAGCGCCACCCCGGCCGAAACGACTAGCCCGTCTGTGGAATTAAAATGA